A genomic segment from Segniliparus rotundus DSM 44985 encodes:
- the recO gene encoding DNA repair protein RecO has translation MKSYRDVGVVLRNHQLGEADRIVALLTREHGVVRAVAKGVRRTRSKFGARLEPFSCVDVQLYQGRSLDVITQAMTLDANSEEITADYGKYTTGCAILETATLLAGPQGAPAQQLHTLTRGALVALRKGEKPRDLILSAFFLRAMGHAGWMPALVDCARCGAQGPHRAFNPRAGGAVCPLCRPPGSGTPGPGVLELMSALAEGRWDDAMGAATAARAQAGGLTAAHLQCHMEYQLRTLSLVEGLAEAS, from the coding sequence ATGAAGTCGTACCGGGATGTCGGCGTGGTCTTGCGCAACCATCAGCTCGGCGAGGCAGACCGGATCGTCGCCCTGCTCACCCGCGAGCATGGCGTCGTCCGGGCGGTGGCGAAAGGGGTTCGCCGGACCCGGTCGAAATTCGGCGCTCGCCTCGAACCGTTCAGTTGCGTCGACGTGCAGCTCTACCAGGGCCGCAGTCTTGATGTGATCACGCAGGCGATGACGCTCGACGCGAACAGCGAAGAGATCACCGCCGATTACGGGAAATACACCACGGGCTGCGCGATCCTGGAGACGGCGACCCTGCTCGCGGGTCCACAAGGCGCCCCGGCGCAGCAGCTGCACACGTTGACTCGGGGCGCTCTGGTCGCGCTGCGCAAGGGCGAGAAACCGCGTGATCTGATCCTCTCGGCGTTTTTCCTGCGCGCGATGGGCCATGCGGGATGGATGCCCGCCCTTGTGGATTGCGCCCGGTGCGGGGCGCAAGGCCCGCACCGGGCCTTCAACCCCCGCGCTGGCGGGGCGGTGTGCCCGTTGTGCCGCCCTCCTGGTTCGGGAACGCCCGGTCCGGGGGTGCTCGAACTCATGTCCGCGCTGGCCGAAGGGCGCTGGGACGACGCGATGGGCGCCGCGACGGCGGCGCGGGCCCAGGCGGGCGGTCTGACCGCCGCGCACTTGCAATGCCACATGGAATACCAGTTGCGGACCCTGTCCCTCGTGGAAGGATTGGCGGAGGCTTCATGA
- a CDS encoding glycine--tRNA ligase, translated as MASSQKGSVIDAVANLAKRRGLVYPCGEIYGGTKSAWDYGPLGVELKENIKRQWWQSVVTSRDDVVGLDSSIVLPRQVWVASGHVEVFNDPLVESLITHKRYRADHLVEAYEAKHGHPPPNGLADIRDPETGEPGQWTEPRDFNMMLKTYLGPIESEDGLHYLRPETAQGIFVNFANVVTTARRKPPFGIAQIGKSFRNEITPGNFIFRTREFEQMEMEFFVEPQTAREWHQHWIDTRLQWYVDLGIDPENLRLYEHPKEKLSHYSDRTVDIEYRFRFQGSEWGELEGVANRTDFDLSTHAKHSGADLSYYDQAQDRRYVPYVIEPAAGLTRSLMAFLVDAYAEDEAPNTKGGVDKRTVLRLDPRLAPVKAAVLPLQKDGGLVAAAKDLAARLRKRWNIDYDETQAIGRRYRRQDEIGTPFCVTVDFESLEDQAVTIRERDTMSQQRVALDQVAAFLFERLDPGA; from the coding sequence GTGGCTTCTTCCCAGAAGGGCAGTGTCATCGACGCGGTCGCAAACCTCGCGAAGCGGCGCGGGTTGGTCTATCCCTGCGGCGAGATCTACGGCGGCACGAAATCGGCCTGGGATTACGGCCCGCTCGGGGTCGAGCTCAAGGAGAACATCAAGCGGCAATGGTGGCAGTCCGTCGTCACCTCGCGCGACGATGTGGTCGGCCTGGACTCTTCCATCGTGCTGCCCAGGCAGGTCTGGGTCGCTTCCGGGCACGTCGAGGTCTTCAACGACCCCTTGGTGGAATCGCTCATCACGCACAAGCGCTATCGGGCCGACCACCTCGTCGAGGCGTACGAGGCCAAGCACGGCCATCCGCCGCCCAATGGCCTCGCCGACATCCGCGACCCCGAGACCGGCGAGCCCGGCCAGTGGACCGAGCCGCGCGACTTCAACATGATGCTCAAAACGTACCTGGGGCCCATTGAGTCCGAGGACGGCCTGCACTACCTGCGCCCGGAGACCGCGCAGGGCATTTTTGTGAACTTCGCGAACGTCGTCACCACCGCGCGGCGCAAGCCCCCGTTCGGCATCGCGCAGATCGGCAAGAGCTTCCGCAACGAGATCACCCCAGGCAACTTCATCTTCCGCACCCGCGAGTTCGAGCAGATGGAGATGGAATTCTTCGTCGAGCCGCAGACGGCGCGGGAATGGCATCAGCATTGGATCGACACCCGCCTGCAATGGTACGTCGACCTCGGGATCGACCCGGAGAACCTGCGCCTGTACGAGCACCCGAAAGAGAAGCTCTCGCATTACTCGGACCGCACCGTGGACATCGAATACCGGTTCCGCTTCCAAGGATCGGAGTGGGGCGAGCTGGAAGGAGTCGCGAACCGCACGGACTTCGACCTCTCGACGCACGCGAAGCACTCGGGCGCGGACCTGTCGTACTACGACCAGGCGCAGGACCGGCGCTATGTCCCGTACGTCATCGAGCCCGCCGCAGGCCTGACCCGCTCGCTCATGGCATTCCTCGTGGACGCGTACGCCGAGGACGAGGCCCCGAACACCAAGGGCGGGGTGGACAAGCGGACAGTGCTGCGCCTGGATCCGCGCCTGGCCCCGGTGAAAGCGGCAGTGCTGCCCCTGCAAAAAGACGGCGGTCTTGTCGCCGCCGCCAAAGACCTCGCCGCCCGGCTGCGCAAGCGGTGGAACATCGACTACGACGAGACGCAGGCCATCGGTCGGCGCTACCGCCGCCAGGACGAGATCGGCACCCCGTTCTGCGTCACAGTGGACTTCGAGAGCCTGGAGGACCAGGCTGTCACCATCCGTGAAAGAGACACCATGTCGCAGCAACGCGTCGCGCTCGACCAGGTGGCGGCGTTCCTCTTCGAGAGGCTGGACCCTGGGGCGTAG
- a CDS encoding helicase C-terminal domain-containing protein, translating to MPHAALKLLDVAVAHVGGAKREPQAVMAKAVAETFNAKRSPAPGGGRVLAVQAGPGTGKSLAYLVPAVEHAVRAGEPVVVSTATIALQRQLVDRDLPALSAALAKTLGRAPTFSLLKGRGNYLCLHKLTAPLADEPDSGAAPAGSASGSLFDPPRPTGKKAPAQSDLGAEVARIAEWADGTTTGDREELRPGVSDRAWRQFSVTQGECLGMSRCPKGTSCWAEKAKTASAKVDVVVTNHAMLAIDLIGENSLLPEHTSVVVDEAHELVDNVTGAATGATGPGPVAIAVRRCGKLLTDELRARLESAADTLGRIIGEAPEGFWRQAPDGAPEAVAVLQSAAAAALAGVSALPKAENPAETASRLSAMTSLEDVVAVCGRVKRVFAERDLAARTEAVWTTAPPGKDWRDKEPPSLLHVAPVTVGALLRERLFGEKTVVLTSATLTPGGHFDDLAGDWGLDDANAPPWSSLDVGSPFAHKAAGICYIAKHLPPPGRDGADPAQHDVLRELVEAAGGRTLGLFSSLRAAQAAAEAMRATLDTPVLCQGEDTTGALIETFAGDAQTSLFGTLSLWQGVDVPGPSLSLVVIDRIPFPRPDDPLTIARTHAAQAKGRNGFLSVSASHAAVLLAQGFGRLLRSVSDRGVVAVLDSRLATARYADYLKASLPPFWETTDLAVTKAALRRLREQDDKPKL from the coding sequence GTGCCTCATGCCGCGCTCAAGCTTCTCGACGTCGCGGTGGCCCATGTGGGCGGGGCGAAGCGCGAGCCGCAGGCCGTCATGGCGAAAGCGGTCGCGGAGACATTCAACGCCAAACGCAGCCCCGCTCCCGGCGGCGGGCGCGTCCTCGCCGTCCAAGCCGGCCCCGGCACCGGGAAATCGCTCGCATACCTCGTTCCAGCCGTCGAGCACGCGGTGCGGGCGGGCGAGCCGGTTGTGGTCTCCACCGCCACCATCGCCCTGCAGCGCCAACTGGTGGACCGGGACCTGCCCGCGCTGAGCGCGGCATTGGCCAAAACGCTCGGCAGAGCGCCGACATTCTCATTGCTCAAAGGGCGGGGGAACTACCTCTGCCTGCACAAGCTCACCGCGCCGCTGGCCGACGAGCCGGATTCTGGGGCTGCGCCCGCAGGCTCTGCGAGCGGGAGCCTGTTCGATCCGCCTCGGCCGACAGGCAAAAAAGCCCCTGCGCAATCCGACCTCGGAGCCGAAGTCGCCCGCATCGCCGAATGGGCGGACGGAACCACGACCGGGGACCGCGAGGAACTGCGCCCCGGCGTGAGCGATCGGGCCTGGCGGCAATTCTCAGTCACCCAAGGCGAGTGCCTGGGCATGAGCCGCTGCCCCAAAGGGACCTCCTGCTGGGCGGAAAAGGCAAAGACAGCGTCGGCGAAAGTCGATGTGGTGGTCACGAACCACGCCATGCTCGCGATCGACCTGATCGGCGAGAACTCGTTGCTGCCGGAGCACACGTCCGTCGTTGTGGACGAGGCGCACGAGCTCGTGGACAATGTGACCGGGGCCGCGACAGGGGCGACCGGGCCAGGCCCGGTCGCCATTGCCGTGCGGCGCTGCGGGAAGCTGCTCACCGACGAGCTGCGCGCGCGCCTGGAAAGCGCGGCCGACACGCTGGGCAGGATCATCGGCGAGGCCCCCGAAGGGTTCTGGCGACAGGCCCCCGATGGCGCGCCGGAAGCAGTGGCCGTGCTGCAGAGCGCCGCGGCGGCGGCCCTGGCCGGCGTCAGCGCCCTGCCAAAGGCGGAAAACCCGGCAGAGACCGCCTCCCGGCTCTCCGCCATGACAAGCCTTGAGGACGTCGTCGCGGTCTGCGGCCGAGTCAAGCGCGTCTTCGCCGAACGCGACCTCGCCGCGCGGACCGAAGCGGTGTGGACCACCGCCCCGCCCGGCAAAGACTGGCGGGACAAGGAGCCGCCCAGCCTGCTCCACGTCGCGCCGGTGACCGTGGGGGCCCTGTTGCGCGAGCGCCTCTTCGGCGAGAAGACTGTGGTGCTCACCTCCGCGACATTGACGCCCGGCGGCCATTTCGACGATCTCGCGGGCGACTGGGGGCTCGACGACGCGAACGCTCCCCCCTGGTCCTCGCTCGACGTCGGCTCGCCATTCGCGCACAAAGCGGCAGGCATCTGCTACATCGCCAAGCACCTCCCCCCGCCGGGCCGCGACGGCGCGGACCCCGCGCAGCACGATGTGCTGCGCGAGCTGGTCGAAGCCGCGGGCGGGCGCACCCTCGGCTTGTTCTCCTCGCTGCGCGCGGCGCAAGCTGCCGCGGAAGCGATGCGCGCGACGCTCGACACGCCTGTGCTCTGTCAAGGCGAAGACACCACTGGCGCGTTGATCGAGACCTTCGCGGGCGATGCGCAAACCTCGCTGTTCGGCACTCTCTCGCTCTGGCAAGGGGTGGATGTGCCGGGGCCGTCGCTCTCCTTAGTGGTGATCGACCGAATCCCTTTCCCGCGCCCTGACGACCCGCTCACCATCGCGCGCACCCACGCGGCGCAGGCCAAGGGGCGCAACGGCTTCCTTTCGGTGTCGGCAAGCCATGCCGCGGTGCTGCTCGCCCAGGGCTTCGGGCGCCTTTTGCGCTCGGTCTCGGACCGAGGCGTGGTCGCCGTGCTCGACTCCCGACTGGCCACCGCGCGGTATGCTGACTATCTCAAAGCCAGTCTTCCCCCGTTCTGGGAGACCACGGATCTTGCGGTGACGAAGGCGGCCTTGCGCCGCTTGCGCGAACAGGACGACAAGCCAAAGCTCTGA
- a CDS encoding YbaB/EbfC family nucleoid-associated protein produces MESVPSDAVSGWLDGLQDELAGLRRKLDKAKSLIDNPRSGGQSADGGVKAIVGAGGVIEALRISDEAYQKLGPTEMAQAIVAAISRAQQANLEKYRAAIAEMGGSGISAGLGESLQAPKERAAQKADEKNAVHYKTLGR; encoded by the coding sequence GTGGAGAGTGTTCCTTCCGACGCCGTCTCTGGCTGGCTCGACGGATTGCAGGACGAGCTTGCAGGGTTGCGCCGCAAGTTGGACAAAGCCAAAAGCCTGATCGATAATCCGAGATCCGGTGGTCAGTCCGCAGACGGCGGGGTGAAAGCCATTGTCGGGGCCGGAGGGGTGATCGAGGCTCTGCGCATCAGCGACGAGGCGTACCAGAAGCTCGGGCCGACCGAGATGGCGCAGGCCATCGTCGCCGCGATCAGCAGGGCTCAACAGGCCAATCTTGAGAAATACCGTGCTGCGATCGCGGAGATGGGCGGTTCGGGGATCTCGGCCGGGCTCGGCGAGAGCCTCCAAGCCCCGAAAGAGCGTGCTGCGCAGAAGGCAGACGAGAAGAACGCGGTGCACTACAAGACGCTTGGCCGTTAG
- a CDS encoding isochorismatase family protein: MATALIVVDVQNDFCEGGALAVAGGSAVAAGLAELLRSPGRGGHDLVVATRDWHIDPGAHFSATPDYVHSWPPHCRAGSPGAELRPELADARFDAVFDKGHHSAAYSGFEGSDQSGTALEAWLRERDVGGVDVVGVATDFCVAATALDAAKAGFATRVLLDRCAAVRPQAVPRTRQKLARHGVVLL, from the coding sequence ATGGCAACCGCCCTGATCGTCGTCGACGTGCAGAACGACTTCTGCGAGGGCGGCGCGTTGGCGGTGGCTGGCGGGAGCGCCGTCGCCGCAGGCCTTGCCGAGCTGCTGAGAAGTCCGGGCAGAGGCGGGCACGACCTCGTCGTCGCAACGCGGGATTGGCATATCGACCCCGGAGCGCATTTCTCCGCGACGCCGGACTACGTCCACTCGTGGCCGCCGCACTGCCGGGCAGGCAGCCCTGGCGCCGAGCTGCGCCCCGAGCTCGCCGACGCGCGGTTCGACGCGGTTTTCGACAAGGGCCACCACAGCGCGGCGTATTCGGGCTTCGAAGGCTCGGACCAGTCCGGCACGGCGCTCGAAGCCTGGCTGCGCGAGCGGGACGTCGGCGGTGTGGACGTGGTCGGCGTCGCCACCGACTTTTGCGTCGCCGCGACCGCGCTCGACGCGGCGAAGGCCGGATTCGCGACGCGGGTGTTGCTTGACCGCTGCGCGGCGGTGCGCCCGCAAGCCGTCCCGCGGACACGTCAAAAACTGGCTCGACACGGGGTTGTTCTCCTGTGA
- a CDS encoding isoprenyl transferase — translation MTGWSPGERPPDPHPSGALAPRLAPDEAPKHVALIMDGNGRWAQQRGLPRTEGHKRGEAVLMDLVHGCLELGVPWLSAYAFSTENWSRSPSEVAFLMGFNRDVIRRRRDEMHELGVRVRWAGRRPRLWRSVIAELEAAMELTKDNTKMNLVMCVNYGGRAELADAAAQIAALAKAGKANPDKITEAALRAFLYVPDMPDVDLMLRPSGEMRVSNFLLWQGAYAELVFQDKLFPDIDRRDLWAACEEYASRNRRFGKA, via the coding sequence ATGACCGGCTGGTCCCCTGGCGAGCGTCCGCCAGACCCCCATCCGTCAGGGGCCCTCGCCCCGCGGCTGGCGCCCGACGAGGCGCCCAAGCATGTCGCGCTCATCATGGACGGCAACGGACGTTGGGCGCAGCAACGCGGCCTTCCCCGCACCGAAGGGCACAAACGGGGCGAGGCGGTGCTGATGGACCTCGTCCACGGTTGTTTGGAGCTCGGCGTCCCGTGGCTCTCCGCGTACGCGTTCTCCACAGAGAACTGGTCGCGCAGCCCGAGCGAGGTCGCGTTCCTCATGGGCTTCAACCGGGATGTGATCCGCCGTCGGCGCGACGAGATGCACGAGCTGGGCGTGCGCGTGCGATGGGCGGGCAGGCGGCCCCGGCTCTGGCGCAGTGTCATCGCCGAGCTGGAGGCGGCCATGGAGCTCACCAAGGACAACACGAAGATGAACTTGGTGATGTGCGTGAACTACGGCGGGCGGGCGGAGCTCGCCGACGCCGCCGCGCAGATCGCGGCGCTCGCCAAGGCGGGCAAGGCCAACCCCGACAAAATCACCGAAGCGGCCCTGCGCGCGTTCCTCTATGTCCCGGACATGCCGGACGTGGATCTTATGCTGCGCCCGTCCGGCGAGATGCGGGTGTCGAATTTCTTGCTCTGGCAGGGGGCGTACGCGGAACTCGTCTTCCAAGACAAATTGTTCCCGGACATCGACCGGCGCGACCTTTGGGCCGCGTGCGAGGAGTACGCGAGCAGGAACCGCCGCTTCGGCAAAGCCTGA
- a CDS encoding cold shock domain-containing protein, producing MTSSGKLVHFDAVRGFGFVAPDAGGEDVFIHVNDFEEAVADERLLRPGAVLEFDVERGGRGLKAVHVRLAHRAKFEPPSAKALALARPVGSAGEAVAGRGAEPPPAFAFPSLAPPADEVTTLSADEFALEITEILLDASSSLTSRQVLTIRRRFAEFAGARGWIRDA from the coding sequence ATGACGTCTAGTGGAAAGTTGGTGCATTTCGACGCAGTGCGGGGATTCGGGTTTGTGGCTCCCGACGCAGGCGGCGAAGACGTGTTCATCCACGTCAACGATTTCGAGGAGGCGGTTGCCGACGAGCGTTTGCTGCGTCCCGGCGCAGTTCTCGAGTTCGATGTGGAGCGTGGCGGGCGAGGCTTGAAAGCGGTGCATGTCCGTTTGGCGCATCGCGCCAAGTTCGAGCCGCCTTCGGCGAAAGCGCTCGCCCTCGCCAGGCCAGTGGGCTCTGCCGGTGAAGCCGTCGCCGGTCGCGGGGCGGAGCCGCCGCCCGCTTTCGCGTTTCCTTCGCTGGCCCCGCCCGCGGACGAGGTCACGACGCTCAGCGCGGACGAGTTCGCGCTGGAGATCACCGAGATTCTGCTGGACGCGTCCAGCAGCCTCACATCGCGCCAGGTGCTGACGATTCGTCGTCGCTTCGCGGAGTTCGCCGGGGCCCGAGGGTGGATCCGTGATGCGTGA
- a CDS encoding Fur family transcriptional regulator, with amino-acid sequence MTAAAESSTRQGRSTSQRMAVAALLEELDEFSSAQNLHNKLVQRGAQVSLTTVYRTLANLAAEEAVDVVLTANGENLYRKCSTGHHHHLVCRGCGRTVEVSGEGVEAWAAQIADQNGFSNVSHVVEIFGDCSNCPSS; translated from the coding sequence ATGACCGCGGCGGCCGAATCCTCGACCCGCCAGGGCCGGTCCACCTCCCAACGGATGGCAGTGGCGGCCCTGCTTGAGGAGCTGGACGAGTTCAGCTCTGCCCAGAACCTGCACAACAAACTGGTGCAACGAGGCGCGCAGGTCAGCCTGACCACGGTGTATCGGACGCTCGCGAACCTCGCCGCCGAGGAGGCCGTCGACGTCGTCCTCACCGCCAACGGCGAGAACTTGTACCGAAAATGCTCCACAGGGCACCACCACCATCTCGTCTGCCGTGGCTGCGGGCGGACAGTCGAAGTCTCCGGCGAAGGCGTCGAGGCATGGGCCGCTCAGATCGCCGACCAGAACGGCTTCTCGAACGTGAGCCATGTGGTGGAGATCTTCGGCGACTGCTCGAACTGCCCGTCGTCCTGA
- a CDS encoding deoxyguanosinetriphosphate triphosphohydrolase: MSPLRAACGQHGAYDQSACERLAPEPVKHADRWRGSHDARSDFARDRARVLHSAALRRLADKTQVVGPKEGHTPRTRLTHSLEVGQIGRAIALGLGADPDLVDLAGLAHDIGHPPYGHNGERALDEFAERCGGFEGNAQSFRVLTLLEPKRLDSLGRSVGLNLTRAALDAVLKYPWLAAGEGEEKLRKYGAFREDAAVFHWVRSDAGGSGRDAAETAERCVEAQIMDWADDVAYSVHDMEDAVLAGRFDLRELADPQQWSRDDAFAPGLDATELAEAGARLWDLDAVRACVGYDGSLAASVALKQLTTELVSRFASEAVSGTKGAYGDGPFGRFQGGLVVARGIRAEVAVLKVAALRFVMQDANRLRERALQRERVSRVAQLVADRAPDSLEPMFAAMWRAAGDDAAKERVVVDQLATMTETQLERLDPERGTIRT; the protein is encoded by the coding sequence GTGAGCCCGCTTCGCGCGGCCTGCGGCCAGCATGGCGCGTACGACCAGTCCGCGTGTGAGCGCCTCGCGCCAGAGCCGGTCAAACATGCGGACCGGTGGCGCGGCTCGCATGACGCCCGTTCGGACTTCGCCCGAGACCGGGCCAGGGTGCTGCATTCTGCCGCATTGCGCCGGCTCGCGGACAAGACCCAGGTCGTCGGCCCGAAAGAGGGGCACACCCCGAGAACGCGCCTCACGCATTCCCTGGAAGTCGGACAGATCGGCCGCGCCATCGCGCTCGGTCTCGGGGCGGACCCCGATCTTGTGGACCTCGCCGGCCTCGCCCACGACATCGGCCACCCCCCGTACGGCCACAACGGCGAGCGGGCGCTCGACGAGTTCGCCGAGCGGTGCGGGGGATTCGAGGGGAACGCGCAGAGCTTCCGCGTCCTGACTCTGCTCGAACCCAAACGTCTGGACTCCCTCGGCCGCAGCGTCGGGCTCAACTTGACCCGCGCCGCGCTCGACGCCGTCCTCAAATACCCTTGGCTCGCGGCGGGCGAAGGCGAAGAGAAGCTCAGGAAGTACGGCGCCTTCCGCGAGGACGCGGCTGTGTTCCACTGGGTCCGCTCCGACGCTGGCGGGTCCGGTCGCGACGCGGCGGAAACCGCTGAGCGCTGCGTGGAGGCGCAGATCATGGATTGGGCGGACGATGTCGCGTACTCGGTGCACGACATGGAAGACGCAGTGCTCGCCGGGCGTTTCGACCTGAGGGAGCTGGCCGACCCGCAGCAATGGTCGCGAGACGACGCCTTCGCCCCAGGCCTTGACGCAACAGAGCTCGCCGAGGCAGGAGCCCGTCTGTGGGATCTCGACGCGGTGCGCGCCTGCGTCGGATACGACGGCTCGCTCGCCGCGTCCGTCGCCTTGAAACAGCTCACCACCGAGCTCGTGTCCCGTTTCGCCTCCGAGGCGGTCTCCGGGACCAAAGGAGCGTACGGCGACGGGCCGTTCGGCAGGTTCCAAGGCGGCCTCGTGGTGGCGCGCGGAATCCGGGCGGAAGTCGCGGTGCTCAAAGTCGCCGCGCTGCGCTTCGTCATGCAGGACGCCAACCGTCTCCGCGAGCGAGCGCTGCAGCGCGAACGGGTCAGCCGGGTGGCGCAGCTCGTCGCTGATCGGGCTCCGGATTCTTTGGAGCCGATGTTCGCCGCCATGTGGCGCGCGGCGGGGGACGACGCGGCCAAAGAACGGGTTGTTGTCGACCAGCTGGCAACGATGACGGAAACACAGTTAGAGCGGTTGGACCCAGAGCGAGGTACAATCCGGACGTGA
- the dnaG gene encoding DNA primase — protein MIAPADIEAIRERASIAEVVGDYVSLRPSGHDRMVGLCPFHDERTPSFQVTPSRGFYHCFGCGEGGDIYRFLQNIEHVSFVDAVEILADRIKYQLTRTDDSVDRAQDRGTKRRLISANQAAAEFYASRLMGEEAAPARDFLKGRGFDREISERFGCGFAPRGWDHLVRHMRAKGFAESELEEAGLARKGQRGMVDRFRGRLLWPIRNASREVIGFGARRIFEDDDGPKYLNTPETKLYKKSHVLFGLDQAKREIATKHQVVVVEGYTDVMAMHAAGVPTAVASCGTAFGADHIAVIRRLLLDDEHSRGEVIYTFDGDEAGKAAALKAWEGDQSLVARTFVALMPAGLDPCDTRLQQGDDALRGLVAQRVPLLEFATRAALAEFDLANAEGRVGALRRTVPMVAKIKDVALRDEYARQLAGWVGWDDTAQVLSRVREEAGEAPARRAGGAPAPSRRRPSSTRDWSQRESLKALLQHPKLIAEQFAGVSPEVFAREDYRAIRDAALRAMDAAAGLEGQSWVQAVRDQADDERLQKLVAELAVEPIATSQSQMAKYVGAVLARLELFDIEDQIAELKSELSRNEGSADGGRITEVFGELVALESFRRALQKQANGEDSLGLG, from the coding sequence GTGATCGCCCCCGCGGATATTGAGGCCATTCGCGAGCGCGCCTCAATCGCCGAAGTCGTCGGCGACTACGTCTCATTGCGTCCGTCGGGCCACGACCGGATGGTGGGCCTGTGCCCATTCCACGACGAGCGCACCCCCTCGTTCCAGGTTACTCCCAGCAGAGGTTTTTACCATTGCTTCGGCTGCGGCGAAGGCGGGGACATTTACCGCTTTCTGCAGAACATCGAGCACGTCAGCTTCGTGGACGCGGTCGAAATTCTCGCCGACCGGATCAAATACCAGCTCACCCGCACTGACGACAGCGTCGACCGCGCGCAAGACAGGGGGACCAAGCGCAGGCTGATCAGCGCGAACCAAGCAGCCGCCGAATTCTACGCCTCCCGGTTGATGGGCGAAGAAGCCGCTCCTGCCCGCGACTTCCTCAAAGGCCGCGGTTTTGACCGGGAAATCTCCGAACGGTTCGGTTGCGGTTTCGCCCCGCGCGGTTGGGACCACCTCGTGCGGCATATGCGCGCGAAGGGTTTCGCGGAATCCGAGCTCGAAGAAGCGGGACTCGCTCGCAAAGGGCAACGGGGGATGGTGGACAGATTCCGGGGCAGGCTTCTGTGGCCGATCCGCAACGCCTCGCGGGAAGTCATCGGCTTTGGGGCAAGACGCATTTTCGAAGACGACGACGGCCCGAAATACCTCAACACCCCAGAGACGAAGCTCTATAAGAAGTCGCATGTCCTTTTCGGACTCGACCAGGCGAAACGTGAGATAGCCACCAAACATCAAGTCGTGGTGGTGGAGGGATACACCGACGTGATGGCCATGCACGCCGCAGGCGTGCCCACGGCCGTCGCCTCCTGCGGCACGGCATTCGGCGCGGATCACATCGCGGTGATCCGGCGCCTGCTCCTCGATGACGAGCATTCGCGCGGCGAGGTGATTTACACCTTCGACGGGGACGAGGCGGGCAAAGCCGCCGCCTTGAAGGCGTGGGAAGGGGATCAGAGCCTGGTCGCTCGGACCTTCGTGGCGCTCATGCCTGCTGGTCTGGACCCTTGCGACACTCGCCTGCAACAGGGCGATGACGCATTGCGCGGGCTTGTCGCCCAACGGGTGCCCCTCTTGGAGTTCGCCACGCGCGCCGCGCTCGCGGAGTTCGACCTCGCCAACGCCGAAGGCCGGGTCGGCGCATTGCGCCGGACAGTGCCGATGGTGGCGAAGATCAAGGACGTGGCGTTGCGCGACGAGTACGCCCGCCAGCTCGCCGGCTGGGTCGGCTGGGACGACACCGCCCAAGTGCTCAGCCGGGTCCGGGAGGAGGCTGGCGAAGCTCCCGCGCGACGAGCAGGAGGGGCGCCCGCCCCGTCTCGCCGCCGTCCTTCGTCCACACGGGACTGGTCGCAACGGGAGTCGCTCAAGGCGTTGTTGCAACATCCCAAACTCATCGCCGAGCAATTCGCCGGAGTGTCCCCCGAGGTCTTCGCCCGCGAGGATTACCGGGCGATTCGTGACGCAGCGCTGCGCGCGATGGACGCCGCTGCGGGCCTCGAAGGGCAGAGCTGGGTGCAGGCGGTTCGCGACCAGGCCGATGACGAGCGGCTGCAAAAGCTGGTCGCTGAACTCGCCGTGGAGCCGATCGCCACCTCGCAGTCGCAGATGGCCAAATATGTCGGCGCCGTCTTGGCGCGGCTCGAACTCTTCGACATCGAGGACCAGATCGCCGAGTTGAAATCTGAGCTCAGCAGAAACGAGGGCTCAGCCGACGGAGGGCGAATCACCGAAGTTTTCGGCGAGCTCGTGGCCTTGGAGTCGTTCCGCCGCGCGCTGCAGAAGCAGGCGAACGGGGAAGACAGCCTCGGGCTGGGCTAG
- a CDS encoding ArsR/SmtB family transcription factor, translating to MRVDDQALAESDLLAPIADPVDDAEPHVGNRTAPEPAPLPEKAVLNNAGDILRALAAPVRIAIVLRLRGAPHCVHELVDMLGLPQPLVSQHLRVLREQRVVAVERSGREAMYRLADQHLAEIVVAAISHAEEVRP from the coding sequence ATGCGTGTGGACGATCAGGCATTGGCCGAATCCGACCTTCTCGCCCCCATCGCCGATCCTGTCGACGACGCGGAGCCCCACGTCGGGAATCGGACGGCTCCAGAGCCGGCTCCGCTCCCCGAAAAAGCGGTGCTCAACAATGCGGGCGACATCCTTCGGGCGCTGGCGGCCCCGGTGCGCATCGCCATCGTGCTGCGCCTGCGCGGGGCGCCGCACTGCGTCCACGAGCTCGTCGACATGCTCGGCCTGCCCCAACCGCTGGTCAGCCAGCATCTGCGGGTGCTGCGCGAACAGCGCGTCGTCGCAGTCGAGCGGTCTGGGCGCGAGGCCATGTACCGGCTGGCGGACCAGCACCTCGCCGAGATCGTCGTCGCAGCTATCAGCCACGCCGAAGAAGTCCGGCCATGA